Part of the Oncorhynchus masou masou isolate Uvic2021 chromosome 24, UVic_Omas_1.1, whole genome shotgun sequence genome is shown below.
CTCACAGAAGTATTCATGTGGGATGTTTTTTAACGTGTTTTGAGCTACTGTTTTAGTCATATGGAACTCTGTTACTAGGCAAATTATGGATACCTGCGCATCATACACCATTGCTCTTGCTTAAAGGTGGAACTGGTTCTGAAGTCATCACGTGATCAGCGAGGGATCATCTCGTGTCCAACATAGTTCCACATCCATCACATCCCTGCTCTTCAAAGCCATTGTGCACAAAGTTTTACAGCTTAAATAGGCATTTTATTTCTGGGATTTCCTTTCCTATGACCATAGGTTTATTTCTGACTGGTTGTATTTAGTTCTTTACATGAGATTATTAAATAACAACAATCTAGCAGTAATCATTTGTCTCTGAAAATACTGTTGCATATTAACTTCTGCATAAGCACACGGCTGGCTATATTTGATTATATACACAAATATACAGTTACACATGCAAAAGAGAACTATTAATAATGTCATTTGAAACCGATAGTCTTTGAATATTGACAGAGCTAGGCATGTAATTTACAAATCAGGCAAAGAAAATCAAGACAAATAGGCCACAATAATTATTCACGCATTGAGGTAACCACCTGACAGGCTAAATCCCATTTTAAAGTGGAGCTACGAGTAAAATATCCTCAAAATTTGGACCGCCTACCCAAAAAGCCTTTTCTACAATCCCATATCTGATGTTTTTCGTGATCCAAAGAAGCACCTTTGGCGTCTGTATATTTTACTACTGCACTATTGATGAATCGCACCCTGATTTATAGATCCATTGACACTGATGAATTAGGACTGACTTTAGCAGGCAGCAagctttaaaacctcttaaggattagCCCCCTTTTTCGACCTAAAGAAGGAAATCAGACCTAAGACCAAGAATAATAGGTGAGGCACCAGTAGCCTTCTCTCTTAAAACCAAAGGTGCAAGTTGGATCCAAATAAGGTTCTTGAGAGTGATGCCATAGGGGAACCGTTTTAGGGTCTCTGAAGAAccatacaaaaatacaaaaccaGAAATATTTTGGCCCTCCAGGACAGAAATTGAATATCCCTGCTGTAGGGTTTCAAGACTTATTTGCATATTCCCCAGGGTGCCTTTGGATTGAGTTTTAGAGTTACCAGTACAACCCATGACTGTGTTTGAAATGGTTATTGCATTAATTAAAAAACAAATCCATTCCAAATGTATTTATCATATGCACTGAATGCAATGAAACACAAGAATTaaaatatatacagggagtaccagtaccagattgATGTGCAGTGAtacgaggtatttgaggtagatatgtacatgaaggcctTGTAAAGTGacaaggcatcaggatagataataataataagggaTAAATAAAGAACATAGTAGCAACATCATATGATaagtgtagatgtgtgtgtgtgtgtgtgtgtgtgtgtgtgtgtgtgtgtgtgtgtgtgtgtgtgtgtgtgtgtgtgtgtgtgtgtgtgtgtgtgtgtgtgtgtgtgtgtgtgtgtgtgtgtgtgtgtgtgtgtgtgtgtgtgtgtgtgtgtgtgtgtgtgtgtgtgcgcgcgcgcgtttTGACTCCATtggcttgggtggctgaagtCCTTGGCAATTTCtccagccttcctctgacaccgcctgatatagaggtcctggatggcagggagctgagccccaatgatgtactgggccatccgCATCAACATCTGTAGTGCTTTGAAGTCAAGGGCGGTACATTTACCATACCAAggggtgatgcagccagtcaaggtgctctcggtggtgcagctgtaaaacgttttgaggatctgagggcccatgacaaatcttttcagcctcctaagagggaagaggcgctgtcgtgccttcttcaatATACATGTTTGGTCCtgtggccttcaccaagtgagatcATAAGTGAAAATGTTGACATTCAAATATAATTATTTAAGACAATACAATACAGATTTCATAAGGCCTTCTTTTGAGGGCCTAGTTCTACCAtaatacagtggcctgaaactcgTTGTTCACAGGTCACATCAGACCTGCAAGGCACATTATGCTGACTTGCAAtatgatgtgtaattcctattggaatccggCCAGATTGGGGATATTCAACATTTGGAATTTGCATtcacctgcattcagaatggctACAAGGGTTGGGAAGACTAAGATATCAGACTACCTTaaacatctaaactggaacaaccatttcagtaacgggtGCAAAATGTCCAAGTAACAGATTGGAATAGTTTCgaaaaaaatgtatgtatttaTACTGTATTTGATTAGCGTAACATTTATTTATCAATCAACATACATGCAAAaacagatattgaaacaaacaactCTGCTTATTAACAACAACACTGATGTTCTTTTTCACCACTGAGTGTTAATTTAACGTTTTACAGTGTTACTTTaactcctgaatcaacactagaaatgttacaTGGAAAAATCAACACTCGTTAACACTTTGCTATAAAAGAGACACATCTGCTGGCTTTCATACATTTCAATAACCTTTTACAATTCTGAAGAACCGTAGATGCCATGTCAAGAACCCCACACTTACCTCAAAGGTTTTTTATCAGGCAAGAGTTCTTGAAGTAACCTTAAGAGCTGAGGAAGAACCATTTACGAACCTTTGTTTTTTTCAGTGTATAGCGTCCAACTGTTGCCACATTCACTGCATACAATTGCATACGGCCTATTGCCTATACCTTTCAAGGGGAATGTATGTTTTtcttatttgcaaacatttaaaaaaaaagtgtttttgctttgtcattaaggggtattgtgtgtagattgatgagggaaagaaACATTttcaacaattttagaataaggctgtaacgtcacaaaatacgaaaaaaagtgaaggggtctgaatactttcccgaatgcactgtaaatattcacacccctgagtcaatacatattagaatcacatttggcattgattacagctgtgagtctttctgggtttTTTTTCTCTAAGTgtttttgcacacctggattgtgcaatattttccAAATGTGACTTTCaaaatgattacaagcatacccatagcaatgattacaagcatacccatcgcatgacgcagccaccactatgcttgacaatatggagagtggtactcagtaatgtgttgtattggatttatcccaaacataacactttctaTTCAGGACAAAAGTAAATAGCTTTGACTATTTTTTTCCAGTATtacttagtgccttgttgcaaacaggatgcatgttttggaacatttttattctgtacatggttacttattttcactctgtcaattaggtttgtattgtggagtaactacaacatTGTTGATCCAACCCCAGTTTTCTCCTATAACAGCctttaaactctaactgttttaaagttaccattagcctcatggtgaaatcccagagcgctttccttcctctctggcaactgagttaggatggacgactgtatctttgtagtgactgggtctattgatacaccatccaaagtgtaattaataacttcaccatgttcaaagggatattcaatgtctgctttttaatttggacccatctatcaataggtgtctttctttgcgaggcattggaaaacctccctggtttttgtggttgaatctgtgtttgaaattctttgctccactgtgggaccttacatattattgtatgtgtggggtagagagatgaggcagtcgttcaaaaatcatgttaaacactattattgcacacagagtgaatccatgcaacttcttatgtgacttgttatgcacatttctactcctgaacttatttaggtttgtcataacaaaggagttgaattcttattgactcaagacatttcagcttttcattttcattgatttgtaaacatttctgaaaatatttaaaaaatctctatttaatctattttaaattccagCTGTAgctcaacaaaatgtggaaaaagtcaagggagtGAATACTTTGTGGAGGCACAACAAAAGGCATAGCATTTTCCCAATGACTTCTCCCTAAATTGCATTCTAAAAAACAAACAGCATATAGCATGTGTGTGAAATAAACaatgtgtgtgtcctctcctgACTGAAAACTCCAAGGTGGATAGGCTACCTTGCCATTTTTACAAAGTGCAAGATTTTTTTAGAAGAACAGAGCTTTTATTCATGGCAGTAGCATGATGTtaagcatttcaattaatatttAACTATTGAGAAATCACATGTTCTGGTGCCAAGTTAGGCAGCTTTATCAGGCTAAACCAAAGTCTCTTATCCAGGACTCCCAAATAGCTCAAGGTAAATGTTGCTTGGCGAGGGCTTGCAGTTTGGCTTAAGATACATGTCTGTCTCTTATCTCTTTAAATGTCCAATGTAATCTTGTTGAGGAATTCCAGGTTTAGTTTACAACATGAGCAAACCTCTGTCTGACAAAGGGCTAATGATGTCAGACAGCCCCAGACTGAATCAGGGgcagactgggaccagaaatcggCCCTGGGAGTTCTAATGGCAACTGTCCATTTTTTCTGTTGTGGCCACACTAGCCATTTTTTTCACCCGAGACACCCACACCGGACAATTTTATCCTTGAGGTCCCCATTATTAGCCAGCTAAAGATTATTTTGCCCATAAAACCCAAGTCAGATAGCGCCACTGGGCTAAAAATGGAACAACCCATCTGGCATTTGTCCGAAATGCCAGATGGTCAGTCCACCTTTGGACTGAATGCTAACACTGTAACACAGTGCGCGCGCACATGCACAGTCACGTCTTAACATTTGCGCGGGCACGTCAACATACACGCTGGAAGCACAGCCTTTGCTTTCGATAGTAGTGGTGCGCTACAGCGAATGGAATAGGTTACAAACAAGCAGGCACCATACCAGAAGTGTGAGCAGTGGTTGGTGGCACAGCTCTGTCGCGGGCAACTGATCGCTTgaaatcatgctggattgactGAAGAGACTACTACAATCAATGGCTTGGCTTTGAAATCGTTAACATTTTATTGGAAAGGAgtgtgtgagacagagggagagggagagcgagggaacaAGAGAGTGCGCacgagtgagagaggggagagagaggtgtaaatAAAGATTATTTCAACAATGGAACTTACAATGGAAAACATTGGAAATCTGCACGGCGTATCTCATTCTCATCAAACGGGTGACTTAATGAACTCTCCGCACCACGCACGGCAGTCCTTGGCGTCACATCGGAACTTGGTGTCGCACGGACGGTCAGCCATGGTGTCCAGTATGGCCTCAATATTAGAGGGAGCTGGGGAGTATCGCACAGACCATGCATTGTCCGGTCCCTTGCACCCCGCCATGACTATGTCCTGCGACTCCGGGATGACCATGAGCAGCACTTACACTACGCTGACACCACTGCAGCACCTGCCTCCCATAGCCACCGTCTCGGATAAATTTCACCATCATCCCCACCCGCACGCTCACCACCATCCGGCCCATCAGCGTCTCACCGCCGGTAACGTCAGCGGCAGCTTCACGCTCATGCGGGATGACAGGAGCCTTGCCTCAATGAGCAACCTCTACGGCCACTACCCTAAAGACATGTCTGGCATGGGCCAGCCACTGTCCCCTCTCTCCAACGGCATCGGGTCTTTGCACAACTCGCAGCAGACTCTTGGCGCATATGGTCAAGGAGCCCACCTCTCCAACGACAAGATGCTCTCTTCGGGAGGCTTCGAGTCTCACGCAGCGATGCTGTCCCGGAGCGAGGAACACCTGGCCCGGGGATTTGGGGGCCACGGGGCCGGGATCATGTCATCCCTGAACGGTATGCACCATCACAGCCATCCGCACTCTCAGGCTAACGGATCCATGCTCTCTGACCGGGAGAGGCAGGGGGCGGGGGGCGGGCAGGGAGGTGGGTCCGGGCAGGTGGAAGAAATAAACACCAAGGAGGTGGCACAACGAATAACGGCCGAACTCAAGCGCTACAGCATTCCCCAGGCCATCTTCGCCCAGCGGATCTTGTGTCGGTCCCAGGGTACCCTGTCTGACCTGCTGAGGAACCCTAAGCCCTGGAGTAAACTCAAGTCTGGCCGGGAAACCTTCCGGAGGATGTGGAAGTGGCTGCAAGAACCGGAGTTCCAGAGAATGTCGGCACTCAGACTAGCAGGTGAGTAAAGAGACGTCCAAATGTGAAGGGATCTTAGAAGTCAATGTGGCGAGACTATCAATCGCTACTCAAACAGATATCACTGTAACAAGTTAGTATAGATTCTTTGAGGAGTTAACAATGGCTATTATTCTTTAAACTTTGTTAAACCAGCATGTTGAATTGGTTgtttgaaaatatatttaaatccAGATTTGATTGACTGCTTCATGCTCATATAATAAAGTATTCTTGAGTAAACAGCAGCTGTGGTAGTCTACTCTGCAGGTGATATTCTAACGTGTGCTTCCAACGTTATACTTGAATCAATTTTACGCACGCGCGTaatggggaacacacacacacacacacacacacacacacacgcgacaAGGTGTTTAGACCACAGACAATAGGAAATCAAACAGGGAAAGCCCTGCATCAAATTGATTGTGCTTCTCTGTAACTGTATAATTTGGGCCACAATAACGCATCTAGGCCTACACTGGTGGGATTATTGACCAGAAGTTCAAAATGCACATATTCACTCTTCTTCTGGTGTTGAGTCGTTCCATTAGCCTCATGTTAAATATCGTTTTGTCAGCGTGTTATGTATCAAATGGACCTGGAATTCTCGTGGGCTTTCCCTTCCCCTGTCTACTCCGCGAGGCACAAACAAGGCGCGTCTGAGATGCTAGGGCCTAGCAGCGAGTCGGGAGCGTGACCCCTTGCAAATCGATACTTCGGGTCCCCGCGTCCCTTTTCAAAGTAGAACACTGATAAATGATCGATTTGGATCTGAAAGACAGCTCAACAAACAGATGCGCCTGTCTTTGATTTTCAACATTCTGCGGCTTACGCTTTATTTATAAAGTTTCCAAGTCCTTTATAGGTGGAATAGAGACTTCATAGTGATATTGTGATTATGAATAAGTAAGAGTAAAATAAGAACTGAAAATAAGAACTGAATggaggtgaaataaaaataggCCTAATGTCAGAATGAACTGTGAACGATGACTTTCCATACCAACTCTAAAACATCAGCAATAACAATACAGTCGAAGTTGTACATTGTGTTGTAGCCTGTACTGGCTCTAAAAATACATAAGCctagtatgttgttgtttttacatAGGTCTATGCAACTCTAATGCACACAACTATAAGGTATTAAGGCCTACACTAACCTACTTAAGGATGGCAAAGCAAAAAAGCTAAAGGCATTTACTTCAATAATGTTATTGGTATTAGTTGAACCCCAAACATAATCAATACTTGGTCTCAAGTTTGGAAACGCACCAGAAATGTACAATTTAATTGGCAATCATTGCTATAATCACTCCACTTTGAGACTGAGAAATATATTTCGAGAGATGGGATGTTTATATAGCTACGATTGAAATATTTATCCATTATTTCCACATTTACCTCTGAATTCATAAGTTATAACCATGTATTCATTCATCAGTTCATGTATTAATGTGTCCAGTGAGAGGTAAGAGTTTGGAACAATGACCACCCGGCTATCCCAAGCACCTGCGGTGAAAGCTCCaagaagacaaaaaaaaaagCAACCGAAAACTGTGTTCTTGTACAAGATATAAAGCTTAGGAGATAATTAACGAGTTGGAAGTGAGGGCCACTTTCATTGATGTTTCTCCAAATGACTCCGTTTGGACATGCACGCGCTTCAAAACGCCAATCAGTACTTCTCTGTCTTATTTCAGTGGACAGTTCAATTAAGCAGATATAGTGGCATATTTTAGTTCCAGTCAATGCCCTATTGAAAAGCACTTAATGGCATGTAAATTGTTCCGCATTTAGTGGGGTTCTGGTAAATAAAGATTTAAACACTCTACAATTGTCTCTTTAAGTGCCATTGCTGTTAAACCTAATTGAGCAGTGGGGTTTTAAaggccccccccacacacacacacacactatgataCAAACCTCTAAATGACTGGACTGAAGGCACAAAACTAGAGCTATGGCACATAACTTCCCATACATGTGTATTTCTGCATGCATGTAGTCCTACAGTATGCCTGTGTATGTGTAGCATGCATGCACGTTAGCATGCATTCATTTTAGAATTGATACGCCTGTGCTCTATTTGTACCCCGATGGCTATTCTTCATACTTCATTAGTTTACAGGCTATAGGCCTAATAGGTATAGTGCAAGTATCATTAATTATTATCAAGTATCAATCAATATCATTCGTAGTAGTGATATTATCGTGATTGTTATGGTTATTGTTGTTATGGTTATGATTATGGCTGTGATTGTTAAATAGCTGCGCTCTTTGCGAGCGAGTGGTTATCCTCTGGCCCTGACGTGCTGTCTGTTGTCATGTGAGCTACCTTGTGCTGTCAGTTGCTCGCAGGCAAAATGACAAATGACTGTGGTATGTAAATGGTGGGAGCTACATTTTACTTATTGCATTTCAATTCGCCATTATCCACTGTGCGCATGTGGGTTGGGAGTGAGAGTTAGGATTCTAAAAGGGAGGGTGCGGATTCTCGGTCGGCCACATCAATCAATACATTCAAATTACTATTCCAAATTCATCATAGTCCCACAAATCAATGCCGCTTCCCTGCTTAGCTAATGTGAAAATGCCAGTGTCTGCACACTCACATGACAATCTTCCCCAGAAAATTAAAAACAGAGCACGATGTAGTCAAATGAGGGGGGCTGCATGCCCTTTATTCGCACACCATAAAACACATGGTTACAAATGTGTGCTGCGTTGTCCCCGAGTGGAGGGCAAGGTGAATCTCACTAAAGTACAAACCTATAGTATGGCCTACAATTAAGTCCAACCTGTGCCTCGTAAAGCATTACGTTGATCATGTATCAAGCTGATTGGCTTTTTAGGACAGCTCATTTACAAAAACAAGCTCACAAAGTGtatatgttgaaatgttgaacCAACGCAAACAAGGGTGCATTATAGGTAAAAACAACAACTTGGATTGTGTCGAGAAAGATACGGAAAATGGAGGTCTGAGAGACATTTAAAGATTGCATTTACGATCAAAACAATTCGTATTTGCATCTGCGTTGAATTCCACACTCCATCTCAATGTATTTAGTCGGGTCAATAATGCAGTGATCGATAACGATAGCCAGTGCATCTATCAATTATTCCGCCTCAGCACTCTCTCCCATTGGACTCTCCCAGAGCGGTGGGGGGTGTCGGGAGCTGAAGGGGGTGGAGAGACTGGAAAAATCCCCCATTGCacacctttttctctctctctgttgtaatCATGTTACATCTGTAGACTGGATGGCAAACTCACTCTCAAAACACCCTTTGGGGGTTGGGTTATACAATCAGCCTGGATCTGTGTAAACATGTATTCACCAACGCATTGTTCCAGACACACTCGGGAGCCAAGAGGAAGACAATAGAGACAACAAAAATGATTCGATCCTGCCAAACCACCCATGCGTAAAATACGACGCAATGAAAAATTTCGCAAGAGCATCAATCTCATTTATCCAAAATGTAAAGGGGGAATATCAAAATTGTGTCGTTTGTAAAAATTCGATTTTGGGGGTGAGAttattctctgttctgttttgttctgtaCCAAAATACAGGCAGACTATGGATAGGGAGAGAATAGCTCAATCAACTTCATTAGAGGCTAGGCCTACATTCACATCAAGGGAGGTCAACCTCTCTGCTGTCCCCATACCTTTTCCTATTTATGGATGGAGGAATATTTAAGATGGCTATGCTACTCATGAAAAGCTAATATAAGTAAAATGAGTATTTTATGAATCTATTACCTAGCAGTCATCCACATGCATGCATCCTTCATATACTCGGAAAAATGTCTGCCTGCCTCTAAACAGTTGGGACATAATCCCAATGCCATCACTGTACCTAAGCATCGACCAACCCAGCCTGTTCCACACACCACTAGCATTTCTAT
Proteins encoded:
- the onecut3a gene encoding hepatocyte nuclear factor 6, with the translated sequence MELTMENIGNLHGVSHSHQTGDLMNSPHHARQSLASHRNLVSHGRSAMVSSMASILEGAGEYRTDHALSGPLHPAMTMSCDSGMTMSSTYTTLTPLQHLPPIATVSDKFHHHPHPHAHHHPAHQRLTAGNVSGSFTLMRDDRSLASMSNLYGHYPKDMSGMGQPLSPLSNGIGSLHNSQQTLGAYGQGAHLSNDKMLSSGGFESHAAMLSRSEEHLARGFGGHGAGIMSSLNGMHHHSHPHSQANGSMLSDRERQGAGGGQGGGSGQVEEINTKEVAQRITAELKRYSIPQAIFAQRILCRSQGTLSDLLRNPKPWSKLKSGRETFRRMWKWLQEPEFQRMSALRLAACKRKEQEQHKDCNMAPKKQRLVFTDLQRRTLIAIFKENKRPSKEMQITISQQLGLELNTVSNFFMNARRRCVDRWHDEHGTSPGQPGTSANTFSKV